The Benincasa hispida cultivar B227 chromosome 9, ASM972705v1, whole genome shotgun sequence genome has a segment encoding these proteins:
- the LOC120086119 gene encoding auxin response factor 5 isoform X2: MGSVEDKLKTSGGLINNAPQTNLLDEMKLLKEMQDQTGARKAINSELWHACAGPLVSLPHVGSLVYYFPQGHSEQVAVSTKTTATSQIPNYPNLPSQLMCQVQNVTLHADKDSDEIYAQMSLQPVNSEKDVFLVPDFGLRPSKHPNEFFCKSLTASDTSTHGGFSVPRRAAEKLFPPLDYTMQPPTQELVVRDLHDNTWTFRHIYRGQPKRHLLTTGWSLFVGAKRLRAGDSVLFIRDEKSQLLIGVRRANRQQTTLPSSVLSADSMHIGVLAAAAHAAANRSPFTIFYNPRACPSEFVIPLAKYRKCVYGTQLSAGMRFGMMFETEESGKRRYMGTIVGISDLDPLRWPGSKWRNLQVEWDEPGCCDKQNRVSSWEIETPESLFIFPSLTSGLKRPLHGGFLGETDWGSLVKRPMLRVPENIRGDLSYAPTLCPEPLMKMLLRPQMVNLHGTTLQQDSVNNLVKIQDMKDMQPVTNPKIQQLIPPETASPGNQNHHHPAPTQSDPINPNSSPKANLPGKVHTSSAIESETPSGADVDKAKYERDLSTSQSNPLPSVGDCGEEKLAGNEVNLQTLVNQLSFVNQNQIPMQLQSVSWPLQPQLDSLIQHPQPIDMPQPEFTNSNGLISSLDGDGCLINPSCLPLPGVMRSPGNLSMLGLQDCSTVFPEVLNFPLPTTGQDMWDPLNNIRFSSQTNQLVSFSHPNTSNLNCMANANIMRDVSDESNNQSGIYSCSNLEISNGGSALVDHAVSSTILDDYCTLKEADFPHPSDCLAGNFSSSQDVQSQITSASLGDSQAFSRQEYHDNSGGTSSCNVDFDEGSLLQNGSWKQVVPPLRTYTKVQKAGSVGRSIDVTSFKNYDELCSAIECMFGLEGLLNDPRGSGWKLVYVDYENDVLLIGDDPWEEFVSCVRCIRILSPSEVQQMSEEGMKLLNSAMMQGINCSMSEGGRA, translated from the exons ATGGGCTCAGTGGAAGACAAGCTCAAGACATCAGGGGGTTTGATTAATAACGCCCCACAGACTAACCTTCTCGACGAGATGAAGTTGTTGAAAGAAATGCAAGATCAAACAG GGGCCCGGAAGGCTATAAACTCCGAGCTATGGCACGCTTGTGCAGGTCCGCTTGTTTCCTTGCCCCATGTGGGTAGTCTTGTCTATTACTTTCCTCAGGGACATAGTGAACAG GTGGCAGTTTCTACCAAGACAACAGCAACCTCACAGATTCCAAATTATCCTAATCTTCCCTCTCAGTTGATGTGCCAAGTTCAAAATGTTACCTTACAT GCCGATAAAGATTCAGATGAAATCTATGCTCAAATGAGTCTTCAACCGGTGAACTCT GAAAAAGATGTCTTCCTAGTTCCAGACTTTGGACTAAGGCCGAGCAAACACCCAAATGAGTTCTTCTGCAAATCTTTGACTGCCAGTGACACCAGCACACATGGTGGGTTCTCAGTGCCACGCAGGGCTGCTGAAAAACTCTTTCCTCCATTG GATTACACAATGCAACCGCCAACTCAGGAGCTCGTTGTTAGAGACTTGCATGACAATACCTGGACTTTTCGCCACATTTATCGCG GGCAGCCGAAGCGACACCTTCTCACTACTGGTTGGAGTCTATTCGTTGGGGCAAAGAGGCTTAGAGCAGGAGATTCTGTCCTTTTTATAAG GGATGAAAAGTCCCAGTTGCTTATTGGAGTGAGGCGTGCTAACCGGCAACAAACAACATTGCCATCATCGGTTCTATCTGCTGATAGTATGCATATTGGGGTTCTTGCTGCTGCGGCTCATGCTGCTGCTAATCGAAGTCCATTCACAATCTTCTACAACCCCAG GGCATGTCCTTCAGAATTTGTTATCCCTTTAGCCAAGTATCGCAAATGTGTATACGGAACTCAGCTTTCTGCAGGCATGAGGTTCGGGATGATGTTTGAAACAGAAGAGTCCGGTAAACGCCG ATATATGGGTACGATTGTTGGAATTAGCGATTTAGATCCACTCAGGTGGCCAGGTTCCAAGTGGCGAAATCTTCAG GTAGAGTGGGATGAGCCAGGATGCTGTGATAAGCAGAACCGGGTTAGTTCATGGGAAATAGAAACTCCAGAAAGTCTATTCATTTTTCCGTCTCTGACTTCAGGTCTTAAACGTCCATTACACGGTGGATTTTTGG GAGAAACTGATTGGGGAAGTCTGGTGAAGAGACCAATGCTTCGTGTTCCTGAAAATATACGTGGGGATCTTTCATATGCGCCAACTTTATGCCCCGAACCACTGATGAAGATGCTACTGAGGCCTCAGATGGTTAACCTTCACGGAACCACCTTACAGCAGGATTCGGTCAACAATTTAGTTAAGATACAGGACATGAAGGACATGCAGCCAGTAACCAATCCCAAAATACAGCAGCTTATACCGCCAGAAACTGCATCTCCCGGGAATCAAAATCATCATCATCCAGCACCTACACAATCTGATCCCATAAACCCAAATTCATCACCCAAAGCGAATCTACCCGGAAAAGTTCACACTTCGTCGGCCATTGAAAGTGAAACTCCATCTGGAGCTGATGTAGACAAGGCAAAATACGAACGCGATCTTTCGACCAGTCAGTCCAATCCATTGCCCTCAGTTGGAGATTGTGGGGAGGAAAAACTCGCTGGTAACGAAGTGAATTTGCAAACGCTTGTAAACCAGCTTTCATTTGTGAACCAGAATCAGATCCCCATGCAGTTGCAATCCGTATCATGGCCCTTGCAGCCTCAGCTTGATTCACTAATCCAACACCCACAACCAATTGACATGCCTCAGCCTGAATTTACGAATTCAAATGGTTTGATTTCATCCTTGGATGGTGATGGATGTTTGATTAACCCATCCTGTCTGCCTCTTCCTGGAGTAATGAGATCACCAGGGAATCTTTCCATGTTGGGATTACAAGATTGCTCAACAGTCTTTCCTGAGGTTCTTAATTTTCCCTTACCCACAACAGGCCAAGACATGTGGGATCCTCTTAATAATATAAGGTTCTCATCTCAAACCAATCAACTCGTCTCATTCTCTCATCCAAACACATCTAACCTCAACTGTATGGCTAATGCAAATATTATGAGAGATGTTTCAGATGAAAGCAACAACCAAAGTGGGATATACAGTTGTTCTAACCTTGAAATCAGTAACGGTGGAAGTGCTTTGGTTGATCATGCTGTTTCAAGTACTATTCTTGATGATTATTGCACATTGAAAGAAGCTGACTTCCCACATCCTTCAGATTGCTTGGCTGGGAACTTCAGTTCGAGCCAAGATGTTCAGTCTCAGATTACCTCTGCTAGTCTGGGAGATTCTCAGGCTTTCTCCAGGCAAGAGTACCATGATAATTCAGGTGGTACATCCTCATGCAATGTGGATTTTGATGAGGGCAGTCTTTTGCAGAATGGTTCATGGAAGCAAGTGGTACCGCCCTTGAGAACTTACACGAAG GTCCAGAAGGCGGGATCTGTTGGGAGGTCTATTGATGTCACTAGTTTTAAGAACTACGACGAACTGTGCTCTGCTATCGAATGTATGTTTGGACTTGAAGGATTGCTTAATGACCCAAGAGGCTCAGGATGGAAACTGGTTTATGTTGATTATGAGAACGACGTCCTGCTTATTGGTGATGATCCCTGGGA GGAATTTGTTAGCTGCGTACGGTGTATCAGAATCTTGTCACCTTCAGAAGTTCAGCAAATGAGCGAAGAGGGAATGAAGCTTCTCAACAGTGCTATGATGCAAGGCATCAATTGCTCCATGTCAGAAGGTGGCCGAGCTTAA
- the LOC120086120 gene encoding uncharacterized protein LOC120086120, which yields MATPPGPYSGTSTLALVARASAFTFGLVYGSIKLKVLKAKAKSHAKAEAKAHH from the exons ATGGCGACCCCTCCTGGCCCTTACTCCGGCACCAGCACCCTCGCTCTG GTGGCCCGTGCATCAGCATTCACCTTTGGTTTGGTTTACGGAAGCATTAAGCTCAAGGTTCTGAAG GCAAAGGCCAAGTCACATGCGAAAGCTGAAGCCAAGGCCCATCATTGA
- the LOC120086119 gene encoding auxin response factor 5 isoform X1, translated as MGSVEDKLKTSGGLINNAPQTNLLDEMKLLKEMQDQTGARKAINSELWHACAGPLVSLPHVGSLVYYFPQGHSEQVAVSTKTTATSQIPNYPNLPSQLMCQVQNVTLHADKDSDEIYAQMSLQPVNSEKDVFLVPDFGLRPSKHPNEFFCKSLTASDTSTHGGFSVPRRAAEKLFPPLDYTMQPPTQELVVRDLHDNTWTFRHIYRGQPKRHLLTTGWSLFVGAKRLRAGDSVLFIRDEKSQLLIGVRRANRQQTTLPSSVLSADSMHIGVLAAAAHAAANRSPFTIFYNPRACPSEFVIPLAKYRKCVYGTQLSAGMRFGMMFETEESGKRRYMGTIVGISDLDPLRWPGSKWRNLQVEWDEPGCCDKQNRVSSWEIETPESLFIFPSLTSGLKRPLHGGFLAGETDWGSLVKRPMLRVPENIRGDLSYAPTLCPEPLMKMLLRPQMVNLHGTTLQQDSVNNLVKIQDMKDMQPVTNPKIQQLIPPETASPGNQNHHHPAPTQSDPINPNSSPKANLPGKVHTSSAIESETPSGADVDKAKYERDLSTSQSNPLPSVGDCGEEKLAGNEVNLQTLVNQLSFVNQNQIPMQLQSVSWPLQPQLDSLIQHPQPIDMPQPEFTNSNGLISSLDGDGCLINPSCLPLPGVMRSPGNLSMLGLQDCSTVFPEVLNFPLPTTGQDMWDPLNNIRFSSQTNQLVSFSHPNTSNLNCMANANIMRDVSDESNNQSGIYSCSNLEISNGGSALVDHAVSSTILDDYCTLKEADFPHPSDCLAGNFSSSQDVQSQITSASLGDSQAFSRQEYHDNSGGTSSCNVDFDEGSLLQNGSWKQVVPPLRTYTKVQKAGSVGRSIDVTSFKNYDELCSAIECMFGLEGLLNDPRGSGWKLVYVDYENDVLLIGDDPWEEFVSCVRCIRILSPSEVQQMSEEGMKLLNSAMMQGINCSMSEGGRA; from the exons ATGGGCTCAGTGGAAGACAAGCTCAAGACATCAGGGGGTTTGATTAATAACGCCCCACAGACTAACCTTCTCGACGAGATGAAGTTGTTGAAAGAAATGCAAGATCAAACAG GGGCCCGGAAGGCTATAAACTCCGAGCTATGGCACGCTTGTGCAGGTCCGCTTGTTTCCTTGCCCCATGTGGGTAGTCTTGTCTATTACTTTCCTCAGGGACATAGTGAACAG GTGGCAGTTTCTACCAAGACAACAGCAACCTCACAGATTCCAAATTATCCTAATCTTCCCTCTCAGTTGATGTGCCAAGTTCAAAATGTTACCTTACAT GCCGATAAAGATTCAGATGAAATCTATGCTCAAATGAGTCTTCAACCGGTGAACTCT GAAAAAGATGTCTTCCTAGTTCCAGACTTTGGACTAAGGCCGAGCAAACACCCAAATGAGTTCTTCTGCAAATCTTTGACTGCCAGTGACACCAGCACACATGGTGGGTTCTCAGTGCCACGCAGGGCTGCTGAAAAACTCTTTCCTCCATTG GATTACACAATGCAACCGCCAACTCAGGAGCTCGTTGTTAGAGACTTGCATGACAATACCTGGACTTTTCGCCACATTTATCGCG GGCAGCCGAAGCGACACCTTCTCACTACTGGTTGGAGTCTATTCGTTGGGGCAAAGAGGCTTAGAGCAGGAGATTCTGTCCTTTTTATAAG GGATGAAAAGTCCCAGTTGCTTATTGGAGTGAGGCGTGCTAACCGGCAACAAACAACATTGCCATCATCGGTTCTATCTGCTGATAGTATGCATATTGGGGTTCTTGCTGCTGCGGCTCATGCTGCTGCTAATCGAAGTCCATTCACAATCTTCTACAACCCCAG GGCATGTCCTTCAGAATTTGTTATCCCTTTAGCCAAGTATCGCAAATGTGTATACGGAACTCAGCTTTCTGCAGGCATGAGGTTCGGGATGATGTTTGAAACAGAAGAGTCCGGTAAACGCCG ATATATGGGTACGATTGTTGGAATTAGCGATTTAGATCCACTCAGGTGGCCAGGTTCCAAGTGGCGAAATCTTCAG GTAGAGTGGGATGAGCCAGGATGCTGTGATAAGCAGAACCGGGTTAGTTCATGGGAAATAGAAACTCCAGAAAGTCTATTCATTTTTCCGTCTCTGACTTCAGGTCTTAAACGTCCATTACACGGTGGATTTTTGG CAGGAGAAACTGATTGGGGAAGTCTGGTGAAGAGACCAATGCTTCGTGTTCCTGAAAATATACGTGGGGATCTTTCATATGCGCCAACTTTATGCCCCGAACCACTGATGAAGATGCTACTGAGGCCTCAGATGGTTAACCTTCACGGAACCACCTTACAGCAGGATTCGGTCAACAATTTAGTTAAGATACAGGACATGAAGGACATGCAGCCAGTAACCAATCCCAAAATACAGCAGCTTATACCGCCAGAAACTGCATCTCCCGGGAATCAAAATCATCATCATCCAGCACCTACACAATCTGATCCCATAAACCCAAATTCATCACCCAAAGCGAATCTACCCGGAAAAGTTCACACTTCGTCGGCCATTGAAAGTGAAACTCCATCTGGAGCTGATGTAGACAAGGCAAAATACGAACGCGATCTTTCGACCAGTCAGTCCAATCCATTGCCCTCAGTTGGAGATTGTGGGGAGGAAAAACTCGCTGGTAACGAAGTGAATTTGCAAACGCTTGTAAACCAGCTTTCATTTGTGAACCAGAATCAGATCCCCATGCAGTTGCAATCCGTATCATGGCCCTTGCAGCCTCAGCTTGATTCACTAATCCAACACCCACAACCAATTGACATGCCTCAGCCTGAATTTACGAATTCAAATGGTTTGATTTCATCCTTGGATGGTGATGGATGTTTGATTAACCCATCCTGTCTGCCTCTTCCTGGAGTAATGAGATCACCAGGGAATCTTTCCATGTTGGGATTACAAGATTGCTCAACAGTCTTTCCTGAGGTTCTTAATTTTCCCTTACCCACAACAGGCCAAGACATGTGGGATCCTCTTAATAATATAAGGTTCTCATCTCAAACCAATCAACTCGTCTCATTCTCTCATCCAAACACATCTAACCTCAACTGTATGGCTAATGCAAATATTATGAGAGATGTTTCAGATGAAAGCAACAACCAAAGTGGGATATACAGTTGTTCTAACCTTGAAATCAGTAACGGTGGAAGTGCTTTGGTTGATCATGCTGTTTCAAGTACTATTCTTGATGATTATTGCACATTGAAAGAAGCTGACTTCCCACATCCTTCAGATTGCTTGGCTGGGAACTTCAGTTCGAGCCAAGATGTTCAGTCTCAGATTACCTCTGCTAGTCTGGGAGATTCTCAGGCTTTCTCCAGGCAAGAGTACCATGATAATTCAGGTGGTACATCCTCATGCAATGTGGATTTTGATGAGGGCAGTCTTTTGCAGAATGGTTCATGGAAGCAAGTGGTACCGCCCTTGAGAACTTACACGAAG GTCCAGAAGGCGGGATCTGTTGGGAGGTCTATTGATGTCACTAGTTTTAAGAACTACGACGAACTGTGCTCTGCTATCGAATGTATGTTTGGACTTGAAGGATTGCTTAATGACCCAAGAGGCTCAGGATGGAAACTGGTTTATGTTGATTATGAGAACGACGTCCTGCTTATTGGTGATGATCCCTGGGA GGAATTTGTTAGCTGCGTACGGTGTATCAGAATCTTGTCACCTTCAGAAGTTCAGCAAATGAGCGAAGAGGGAATGAAGCTTCTCAACAGTGCTATGATGCAAGGCATCAATTGCTCCATGTCAGAAGGTGGCCGAGCTTAA